A single Paenibacillus kribbensis DNA region contains:
- the gntK gene encoding gluconokinase has product MTNYMLGIDIGTTSTKAVLFSEKGEVIQQENIGYPLYTPDIATAEQNPEEIFQAVLQAISNIMKHHSQKKLSFVSFSSAMHSVIAMDENDLPLTSCITWADNRSEAWAHKIKDELNGQEVYKRTGTPIHPMSPLTKIAWIVNDLPEIAVKVKKYIGIKEYIFKKFFDQYVVDYSLASAMGMMNLENLDWDEEALKIAGITPSHLSELVPTTQIFTNCNSDLAKEMGIDPQTSFVIGASDGVLSNLGVNAIRKGEVAVTIGTSGAIRTIIDKPQTDEKGRIFCYALTEKHWVIGGPVNNGGMVLRWIRDELASSEVETAKRLGIDPYDVLTQIAERVRPGSDGLLFHPYLAGERAPLWNPDVRGSFFGLTMSHKKEHMIRAALEGVIYNLYTVFLALTECMDGPVTRIQATGGFARSDVWRQMMSDIFASEVVVPESYESSCLGACILGLYATGKIQSFEVVSEMVGSTNKHTPKEEATKEYRKLLPIFINLSRVLEDDYTRIANYQRGLIKH; this is encoded by the coding sequence ATGACTAACTATATGTTAGGTATAGATATCGGGACCACAAGTACGAAAGCAGTTTTATTTAGTGAAAAAGGCGAAGTCATCCAACAAGAAAATATTGGGTATCCGCTTTATACACCGGATATAGCGACAGCAGAACAAAACCCGGAAGAGATTTTTCAAGCAGTCCTACAAGCCATTTCGAACATAATGAAACATCACTCACAAAAAAAGCTGTCGTTTGTTTCATTTAGCAGTGCCATGCATAGTGTCATTGCGATGGATGAAAATGACCTGCCGCTTACGTCTTGTATCACTTGGGCAGATAATCGAAGTGAAGCATGGGCACATAAAATAAAAGACGAATTGAATGGCCAAGAAGTCTATAAACGAACAGGAACACCAATTCACCCCATGTCGCCATTAACTAAAATAGCTTGGATTGTGAATGATCTTCCTGAAATCGCTGTCAAGGTTAAAAAATATATTGGAATTAAAGAATATATTTTCAAAAAGTTCTTTGATCAGTATGTTGTTGATTATTCCCTGGCTTCAGCCATGGGCATGATGAATCTCGAAAACCTGGATTGGGATGAAGAAGCATTAAAAATTGCTGGTATAACACCTTCTCATTTATCTGAGCTCGTACCAACAACCCAGATATTTACCAACTGTAATTCAGATTTAGCAAAAGAGATGGGTATCGATCCACAGACATCATTTGTCATTGGAGCCAGCGATGGAGTCCTTTCTAATCTGGGTGTGAATGCCATACGAAAAGGCGAAGTTGCCGTCACAATTGGGACAAGCGGTGCCATTCGAACCATTATAGACAAGCCGCAAACAGACGAAAAGGGAAGAATATTTTGTTATGCCTTAACAGAAAAGCACTGGGTAATTGGCGGGCCGGTAAACAATGGCGGGATGGTCCTGCGCTGGATTCGTGACGAACTTGCCTCATCAGAAGTAGAAACAGCGAAAAGACTAGGAATTGATCCATATGATGTATTAACCCAGATTGCTGAACGTGTAAGACCAGGATCTGATGGATTGTTATTCCACCCATATCTCGCTGGTGAACGTGCGCCCTTATGGAATCCAGACGTACGTGGCTCATTCTTCGGTTTAACGATGTCACATAAGAAAGAACATATGATTCGCGCAGCCCTGGAAGGAGTCATTTACAATTTGTACACCGTATTTTTAGCATTAACCGAATGCATGGACGGTCCTGTGACCCGAATTCAAGCTACAGGAGGCTTCGCAAGGTCAGATGTTTGGCGGCAAATGATGTCTGATATATTCGCATCTGAAGTCGTCGTTCCAGAAAGCTACGAAAGTTCTTGTCTAGGAGCTTGTATTTTAGGCTTGTATGCCACCGGAAAAATCCAATCATTTGAAGTCGTTTCTGAAATGGTTGGCAGCACCAACAAACATACACCAAAAGAAGAAGCAACAAAGGAGTATAGGAAATTGCTGCCGATTTTCATTAACCTATCCAGAGTATTAGAAGACGATTATACACGGATTGCCAATTATCAAAGAGGCTTAATAAAACACTAA
- a CDS encoding GntR family transcriptional regulator has protein sequence MVESREFLYPSKWLLKASAGDRVTCELRMRIISGAIESGTILSENKLAADFAVSRSPIREALKILASENIIRLERMGAVVIGLSEKEIEEIYDVRLLIESFVFERLVKMDTNDLAMELSKILEMMKVAIKYSDADEFSYQDVLFHETIIRAVNHSYILMIWNNLKPVMESLILLSMRMRFKEKYEDFTRVVRNHELYIEAIKGKDRDLMIKSLHENFDDVQGKVEDLWMSQQMLSKGVVQQND, from the coding sequence ATGGTCGAATCAAGGGAATTCCTATATCCCTCCAAATGGCTTTTAAAAGCCTCTGCTGGTGATCGTGTAACATGCGAGCTTAGAATGCGTATTATTTCTGGCGCAATTGAAAGCGGTACCATATTATCAGAAAATAAATTAGCTGCAGATTTTGCTGTAAGTCGCTCACCCATTCGTGAAGCGTTAAAAATACTGGCATCCGAAAATATCATCCGATTAGAAAGAATGGGTGCAGTTGTTATTGGTTTATCAGAAAAAGAAATAGAAGAAATTTATGATGTCCGTCTACTCATAGAATCGTTTGTATTTGAACGGCTTGTAAAGATGGACACTAATGATTTAGCAATGGAACTTAGTAAAATACTGGAAATGATGAAAGTCGCAATTAAATATAGTGATGCTGATGAGTTTTCATATCAAGATGTCTTGTTCCATGAAACGATTATTCGTGCAGTTAATCATTCATACATCCTGATGATCTGGAATAATTTAAAGCCCGTTATGGAAAGCCTCATCCTTTTGTCGATGCGTATGCGTTTCAAAGAAAAGTATGAAGACTTTACACGGGTTGTAAGAAATCATGAGCTTTATATTGAAGCGATCAAGGGAAAAGATAGAGACCTCATGATCAAGTCTTTACATGAAAACTTTGATGATGTTCAAGGTAAAGTAGAAGACTTATGGATGTCACAACAAATGCTGTCTAAAGGGGTAGTGCAACAAAATGACTAA
- a CDS encoding GntP family permease has protein sequence MEGLTISWIGALAGLAIAIILILRKLNPVYALFLGAIVGALLGGANLEQTISVLISGTQSVMGTVIRVLAAGVLAGVMMESGAAETIAQAIVKKFGGSKAILALALATMIITAVGVFIPVAVLIVAPIALSVGNKMGISKLALLLALSGGGKAGNIISPNPNTIAAARGFNLDLSHVMLAGVVPAICGLLMTVLVASLLKTKGVKVSDQDTMDSDVDTSKYPALGRAIVAPLVAVILLMINPIGSISGIEALSSFKVDAMYILPIAGIVGMLAMGQGRNILKYSASGLNKMTATVLILIGAGGIAGLISASDLSAQVVGLIEASGVSGTLLAPLAGILMAAATASTSTGVILATGSFGEAILNMGTAPLAAAVMVHTGATVIDSLPQGNYFHVTADSMKMSIKQRMGLIPYEAIVGGTMAIVATLMYGFLL, from the coding sequence ATGGAAGGATTGACGATCAGTTGGATAGGAGCTCTGGCGGGGCTGGCTATTGCAATTATTTTGATATTGAGAAAGCTGAATCCGGTTTATGCTTTGTTTTTGGGAGCCATTGTAGGCGCTTTATTGGGCGGAGCCAATTTGGAGCAGACCATTAGTGTATTGATTAGCGGTACGCAAAGTGTGATGGGGACGGTCATTCGTGTACTTGCTGCAGGTGTATTGGCGGGTGTGATGATGGAATCCGGGGCGGCGGAGACGATTGCGCAGGCTATTGTGAAGAAGTTTGGCGGCAGCAAAGCAATTCTCGCACTGGCTTTGGCGACGATGATTATTACGGCGGTGGGCGTATTTATTCCGGTCGCTGTGCTGATCGTGGCACCTATTGCGCTGTCGGTCGGGAACAAAATGGGGATTTCCAAGCTGGCGCTCCTGCTGGCCTTATCTGGAGGGGGAAAAGCGGGGAACATTATTTCTCCGAATCCCAATACGATTGCGGCGGCGCGCGGCTTCAACCTTGATTTGAGCCACGTGATGCTGGCAGGTGTGGTCCCTGCGATATGTGGCTTATTGATGACCGTTCTGGTGGCGTCTCTGTTGAAAACTAAAGGTGTAAAGGTATCCGATCAGGATACTATGGACAGTGATGTGGATACTTCGAAGTACCCGGCGCTGGGACGGGCAATTGTAGCTCCGTTGGTGGCTGTTATTTTGCTGATGATTAACCCGATTGGGTCCATCTCCGGCATTGAAGCACTGTCGAGTTTCAAAGTCGATGCGATGTACATTTTGCCGATTGCCGGGATTGTGGGTATGCTGGCAATGGGGCAAGGACGCAATATTTTGAAATATTCAGCCTCTGGCTTAAATAAAATGACGGCGACCGTGCTGATTTTGATCGGTGCAGGCGGGATTGCAGGTCTGATCTCAGCGTCGGATTTGTCTGCGCAGGTGGTTGGCCTGATTGAAGCTTCGGGAGTTTCCGGCACATTGTTGGCACCGCTCGCAGGGATTCTGATGGCGGCTGCGACAGCGTCGACCTCGACGGGAGTCATTTTGGCGACAGGCTCGTTTGGGGAAGCGATTCTGAATATGGGGACGGCCCCGCTCGCCGCAGCTGTGATGGTGCATACAGGGGCAACGGTTATCGATTCCTTGCCACAAGGCAACTATTTTCACGTTACGGCAGACAGCATGAAAATGAGCATTAAACAACGGATGGGACTTATTCCTTACGAAGCTATTGTCGGTGGAACAATGGCCATTGTAGCGACACTGATGTATGGATTTTTACTTTAA
- a CDS encoding glycerate kinase, with the protein MREKTFVLAPDSFKESMTAKEVCIAMEKGLRKVYPTANYVHIPMADGGEGTVQSLVDATGGQLRYLEVTGPLGEPVTAAYGLLGDGTTAAIEMASASGIHLVNKDNKNPLKTTTYGTGELIRECLNQGIRKIIIGIGGSATNDGGTGMAEALGVRFLDAKGNTLPRGGGSLGELASIDISSLDARLQQVQLIVACDVTNPLCGEHGASHVFGPQKGATPEMVQQLDANLAHYADVVKRQLGKDVRDLPGAGAAGGLGAGLLIFTQASLQKGIEIVIEYTGLKQKLAKADIVFTGEGGIDFQTKFGKTPYGVAQAAKQSGKKVIAVAGYVGEGIDTLYQEGIDAVFGIVPGASELGKLLVEGPQNVERTCENIARVLQFSE; encoded by the coding sequence ATGAGAGAGAAGACATTTGTGCTGGCACCGGATTCCTTTAAAGAAAGCATGACGGCTAAAGAAGTGTGTATCGCAATGGAGAAAGGACTGCGCAAGGTCTATCCGACGGCGAATTATGTCCACATTCCAATGGCGGACGGTGGTGAAGGAACGGTGCAGTCCCTGGTGGATGCGACAGGTGGGCAGCTTCGTTATCTCGAGGTGACCGGACCGCTTGGAGAACCTGTAACTGCTGCATACGGCTTGCTGGGAGACGGCACCACTGCGGCAATCGAGATGGCATCCGCCAGCGGAATCCATCTGGTCAATAAGGACAACAAAAACCCGCTAAAGACAACAACTTACGGTACGGGTGAGTTAATCCGTGAGTGTCTGAATCAGGGGATTCGAAAGATTATTATAGGAATTGGTGGAAGCGCGACGAATGACGGCGGGACAGGCATGGCCGAAGCACTTGGTGTCAGATTTCTGGATGCCAAAGGAAACACTCTCCCTCGCGGAGGCGGCAGTCTGGGAGAACTGGCCAGTATTGATATTTCATCACTGGATGCTCGCTTGCAGCAGGTGCAATTGATTGTAGCCTGTGATGTGACGAATCCGCTGTGCGGAGAGCATGGGGCATCTCATGTATTCGGTCCGCAAAAAGGGGCAACCCCGGAAATGGTGCAGCAATTGGATGCCAATCTCGCCCACTATGCAGATGTGGTGAAGCGGCAGCTGGGCAAGGATGTGCGCGATCTTCCAGGTGCAGGCGCGGCTGGAGGATTGGGTGCGGGCCTGCTGATTTTTACTCAGGCGTCGCTGCAAAAAGGCATTGAGATTGTGATCGAATACACCGGATTAAAGCAGAAGCTGGCGAAAGCGGACATCGTTTTTACGGGGGAAGGCGGCATTGATTTTCAGACCAAATTCGGGAAGACTCCGTATGGAGTAGCCCAGGCGGCCAAACAATCCGGCAAAAAGGTCATTGCGGTCGCTGGCTATGTCGGGGAAGGGATCGACACGTTATACCAGGAAGGAATAGATGCGGTGTTTGGCATCGTGCCGGGAGCCTCGGAACTGGGTAAGCTGCTGGTCGAAGGGCCGCAAAATGTAGAGCGCACATGCGAGAATATTGCAAGGGTGCTTCAATTCAGCGAGTAG
- a CDS encoding CdaR family transcriptional regulator, translating into MMKDIPYNINIMNERGIIIGSGESERVGTVHQGAVQALETGKMIEVWQDGHYEKQGTNEPIVIHHERVGVIGITGNPDEVRPFCNIVKTTVSLLIEQRISLEHLAHEANRKKSMLEMLLHHQGAYTQKIKKEAAQYHIDLLLKTSAVYVKHLPADPVYVAELSKIFMQHPSFHMEEDSYLILIQNQDEIDKLLKPLVRSYPDVLIAISRQEHNIAECYLQAKSTMNVLLALRPPVRMISFAEVEFLVKLSQSSLTNTIHLVSKLEDTVDLLDTLRSFINHNGSVSFTADELNIHRNTLQYRLKRIHTLTGKDPRNLLQLFELTHGLLALYQ; encoded by the coding sequence ATGATGAAGGATATTCCATACAATATCAATATTATGAACGAACGAGGCATCATCATTGGCAGCGGAGAGAGTGAACGAGTCGGGACTGTTCATCAAGGAGCCGTTCAGGCGCTCGAAACCGGAAAAATGATTGAAGTATGGCAGGATGGTCACTACGAGAAACAAGGGACCAATGAGCCGATTGTCATTCATCATGAGCGGGTCGGCGTCATTGGCATCACGGGAAACCCCGATGAAGTGCGCCCTTTTTGCAACATCGTCAAAACTACGGTATCCCTCCTGATCGAACAAAGGATCTCCCTGGAGCATCTGGCTCACGAAGCCAACCGCAAAAAATCCATGCTGGAAATGCTGTTGCATCATCAAGGGGCCTACACTCAAAAAATAAAAAAAGAAGCGGCTCAATATCACATTGATCTGCTTCTAAAAACTTCGGCAGTATATGTAAAGCATCTCCCTGCTGACCCGGTTTATGTAGCCGAGCTGTCGAAAATATTCATGCAGCATCCATCCTTTCATATGGAGGAAGACAGCTATCTCATCCTGATCCAGAATCAGGATGAGATAGACAAACTGCTGAAGCCACTTGTACGCAGCTATCCTGATGTGCTGATTGCCATCAGCAGACAAGAGCATAACATTGCAGAATGTTATTTACAGGCCAAGTCAACCATGAATGTTTTGCTGGCTCTGCGACCGCCTGTGCGGATGATTTCCTTTGCAGAAGTCGAATTTCTGGTCAAGCTGAGCCAATCCAGCCTGACGAACACGATTCATCTGGTCAGCAAGCTGGAAGATACCGTGGATTTGCTGGATACGCTGCGCAGCTTTATTAACCATAACGGCAGTGTCTCCTTTACTGCAGACGAATTAAATATCCATCGCAACACCCTGCAATACCGCCTAAAGCGGATTCATACCTTAACGGGTAAAGATCCCCGGAATCTCCTTCAGCTTTTTGAGCTTACACACGGCTTATTGGCACTGTACCAATGA
- a CDS encoding BglG family transcription antiterminator has product MNKRQTEIFRRLLTEPGRLWLVQDLADRTECSEKTIRNDLKVIEEYIVKHSSANLVRRPGRGIYLEMDELERIDLFHRLYADESRVQHESDEERVLHLAYRLLMAAKPVTIQDLASQYYVNKTVIRRDMEKIEDWLHSLDLALITKQRVGLTIQGSEKNKRIALARLNQLIDSPELTGQMMRKQFEPHEIATIHHELKTFQKRHELSFTDEAFEGLMLHILLMVKRTKLGQPISLSGQDIAFLQEKAEFTWATSFLQQLQKLFAVPFSREETAYLTLHLLSGKFRYQQEKRKGKQSDLADSHPLLPALVEQLIQRMSELNMIAFDKDKMLLNGLKIHLYTTLNRLQYGLTVSNPMLAEIKKMYPYMFDRVIIALEEVGRMIRLSFPEEEAAYLTLHFQASVERLHQRDSHPQRAVIVCHMGIGMSQLLRTKVERKFPSVHVETTISKAEVQDYLAAHEVELVITTVALPDIKVPHILVSPLLDAKDERQLEQVIRRLDEPEHRVADESVFFRYTTPFLVFPQQEVQRPEQIISKLARILENKGYVEEGYVESVLAREKMSATTIGGGVAIPHGGSEWIRQSAIVVATLRQPLTWGTEKVELVFLLAVKQDRREEMRQLFKELSLISEQPAMVHALSKETDAMRLLGKLKG; this is encoded by the coding sequence ATGAACAAAAGGCAAACAGAAATTTTTCGCAGGTTGTTAACTGAACCGGGGCGGTTATGGTTAGTGCAGGATTTGGCGGATCGGACTGAGTGCTCTGAAAAGACGATCCGCAACGATCTGAAGGTAATTGAAGAATATATAGTCAAGCATTCCAGCGCCAATCTGGTGAGAAGGCCGGGACGCGGCATTTATCTGGAGATGGATGAATTGGAGCGGATAGATTTGTTCCATCGACTGTATGCGGACGAGAGTAGAGTCCAACATGAGTCGGATGAGGAAAGGGTGCTGCATCTCGCCTATCGTCTCTTGATGGCTGCCAAGCCTGTAACCATACAGGATCTGGCCTCCCAGTATTATGTGAATAAAACGGTGATCCGTAGAGATATGGAGAAGATCGAGGACTGGCTGCACAGCCTTGATCTTGCCTTGATTACCAAGCAGCGCGTAGGATTGACGATTCAAGGCTCCGAGAAAAACAAGCGGATAGCTTTGGCACGGCTGAACCAACTGATAGATAGTCCTGAGTTAACAGGACAAATGATGCGCAAACAGTTTGAACCGCACGAGATTGCAACCATACATCATGAACTAAAAACATTTCAAAAACGTCATGAGCTCAGCTTCACTGATGAAGCTTTCGAAGGTCTAATGCTGCATATCCTGTTAATGGTCAAACGAACCAAGCTCGGACAGCCCATCTCGCTCTCCGGGCAGGACATTGCCTTTTTGCAGGAAAAAGCTGAATTTACATGGGCTACGTCTTTTTTACAGCAGCTGCAAAAGCTGTTTGCCGTGCCTTTTTCTCGGGAAGAGACGGCTTATTTAACCCTGCATCTGCTTAGCGGGAAGTTCCGTTACCAGCAGGAGAAAAGGAAGGGAAAGCAGAGCGATCTGGCAGACAGCCATCCGCTTTTGCCTGCATTGGTTGAGCAGCTGATCCAGCGGATGTCAGAGCTGAATATGATTGCTTTTGACAAGGACAAGATGCTGCTAAACGGGTTGAAGATTCATTTATATACGACCCTGAACCGTCTTCAATATGGTCTGACTGTGTCCAATCCCATGCTGGCCGAGATCAAGAAGATGTACCCCTACATGTTCGACCGGGTCATTATTGCACTGGAAGAGGTAGGGAGAATGATCCGATTATCATTTCCCGAAGAGGAAGCAGCGTATTTAACCCTGCATTTCCAAGCCTCTGTGGAGCGGCTTCATCAGAGGGACAGTCATCCTCAAAGAGCAGTCATCGTATGTCACATGGGCATTGGCATGTCCCAGCTGCTGCGTACAAAGGTGGAACGCAAATTTCCGTCTGTGCATGTGGAAACCACGATATCGAAAGCGGAAGTTCAAGACTATCTGGCAGCCCATGAGGTGGAGCTTGTCATTACAACCGTAGCTCTCCCGGACATAAAAGTTCCCCACATTCTCGTCTCTCCATTGCTGGATGCCAAGGACGAGCGTCAGCTGGAGCAGGTGATCAGACGATTGGATGAGCCGGAACACAGGGTGGCAGATGAATCTGTATTTTTCAGGTATACGACGCCTTTTCTGGTCTTTCCCCAGCAGGAAGTGCAACGCCCCGAACAAATTATCTCCAAGCTGGCGCGAATACTGGAGAACAAGGGATATGTCGAGGAAGGTTATGTGGAAAGTGTGCTGGCGCGAGAAAAAATGTCCGCTACCACGATTGGTGGAGGTGTTGCCATCCCGCATGGCGGCTCGGAGTGGATCAGACAGTCAGCTATTGTAGTCGCTACCTTGAGGCAGCCACTCACCTGGGGAACCGAGAAAGTAGAGCTTGTGTTCCTGCTTGCGGTTAAACAGGATAGACGCGAAGAGATGCGACAGTTGTTTAAGGAATTATCCCTGATCAGTGAGCAGCCGGCTATGGTGCATGCATTGTCCAAGGAGACTGATGCGATGAGATTATTAGGGAAGCTAAAAGGATAA
- a CDS encoding PTS fructose transporter subunit IIABC, translating to MKILAITSCPNGIAHTYMAAENLQKAAAKLGIEMKVETQGSIGVENQLTEQEIREADGIIIAADKTVVEDRFVGKKLLVVGVQDGIRRPEELIQRVMKGDVPVYEAQSRSAEGSTEEKKPKQNPIYRHLMNGVSYMVPFIVIGGLLIAIALTIGGEKTPGGLVIPDGSFWKTIQDIGSASFTFMVPILAGFIAMSIADRPGLAPGMIGGFIAANGSFYGSEAGAGFIGGIIAGFLAGYVALGIRKIKVGRALQPIMPIIIIPVLSSLIVGLIFVFVIGAPIAQLFESLTGWLAGMQGTSSILLALILGAMISFDMGGPVNKVAFLFGSAMIGEGNYEIMGPIAVAICIPPIAMGLAAMINKRKFAPSEREAGKATFTMGLFGITEGAIPFAAQDPLRVIPSIMVGSMVGSVIAMLGNVGDRVAHGGPIVAVLGAVDHVFMFFIAVIIGVAVTVVMVSLLKKDIATVDTAVAGEVKSGNSAAVAEPSATTTTAAELSASTAAINHGSEVPSQAVHIEKLTDIVTMDLINLNLEGTTKDAVIDEMIGALVGTGIVSSASDLKEVILAREQESSTGIGMNIAIPHGKSEAVLKPSVVFGIKRSGVDWESLDGSEAKLIFMIAVPRNSKDNTHLKVLQMLSRKLMDDHFREALLAVTTKEEAYQLLDQVH from the coding sequence ATGAAAATATTGGCGATTACCTCATGTCCTAACGGAATTGCACATACGTATATGGCAGCTGAGAATCTGCAAAAGGCAGCAGCGAAACTGGGCATCGAGATGAAGGTCGAGACACAAGGCTCCATTGGAGTCGAAAATCAATTAACGGAGCAGGAGATCCGTGAAGCGGATGGCATTATTATTGCAGCAGATAAGACGGTGGTAGAAGACCGGTTCGTTGGCAAGAAACTGCTGGTCGTTGGTGTACAGGATGGTATCCGTCGTCCGGAAGAGTTGATCCAGCGGGTGATGAAAGGCGATGTGCCTGTGTACGAGGCACAGTCACGTTCTGCCGAAGGTAGTACAGAGGAGAAAAAACCGAAGCAAAACCCAATCTACCGCCACTTGATGAATGGTGTGTCCTATATGGTGCCCTTCATCGTCATCGGAGGCTTGCTCATTGCCATTGCACTGACGATTGGCGGTGAGAAGACACCTGGCGGTCTGGTTATACCGGACGGTTCGTTTTGGAAGACGATTCAGGATATCGGCTCGGCTTCGTTTACCTTTATGGTACCGATCCTCGCTGGATTTATCGCGATGAGCATTGCCGATAGACCGGGGCTTGCACCGGGTATGATTGGCGGATTTATTGCTGCGAACGGCAGTTTTTATGGAAGTGAGGCGGGGGCCGGATTTATCGGTGGAATTATTGCCGGTTTTCTGGCGGGTTATGTTGCACTGGGGATTCGGAAAATAAAGGTTGGCCGGGCGTTACAGCCGATCATGCCTATTATTATTATTCCCGTATTGTCATCCTTGATTGTGGGATTAATCTTTGTGTTTGTAATCGGTGCTCCAATTGCGCAATTGTTTGAATCTTTAACAGGTTGGCTTGCAGGTATGCAAGGCACAAGCTCGATTCTGCTGGCGCTGATCTTGGGGGCGATGATCTCCTTTGATATGGGCGGTCCGGTGAATAAAGTGGCCTTCTTATTTGGCTCAGCCATGATTGGCGAAGGAAATTATGAAATTATGGGTCCAATCGCCGTTGCGATTTGTATTCCACCGATTGCGATGGGACTTGCAGCGATGATCAACAAACGTAAATTTGCACCGTCGGAACGCGAGGCCGGGAAAGCAACATTTACGATGGGTCTGTTCGGCATTACCGAAGGTGCCATTCCATTCGCGGCGCAAGATCCACTCCGTGTTATTCCCAGTATCATGGTAGGATCCATGGTCGGTTCAGTCATCGCCATGCTGGGGAATGTAGGCGATAGGGTAGCTCACGGTGGGCCGATTGTAGCCGTGCTTGGTGCAGTTGATCATGTGTTTATGTTCTTTATCGCCGTTATTATCGGCGTAGCCGTAACGGTTGTCATGGTAAGCCTGCTGAAAAAAGATATTGCGACTGTAGATACGGCCGTTGCTGGAGAAGTGAAATCTGGAAATTCCGCGGCAGTAGCCGAACCATCTGCAACTACTACAACTGCTGCGGAGTTATCGGCTTCAACAGCCGCTATAAATCATGGGTCAGAAGTACCTTCACAAGCTGTCCACATTGAGAAGCTGACGGATATTGTAACGATGGATCTGATTAACCTCAATCTGGAAGGAACGACAAAGGATGCTGTCATTGATGAAATGATCGGAGCACTTGTGGGAACGGGAATCGTAAGCTCTGCCAGTGATCTTAAAGAGGTCATATTGGCCCGAGAGCAAGAAAGCTCCACAGGTATCGGAATGAATATTGCCATCCCACATGGCAAATCGGAAGCTGTCTTAAAGCCAAGCGTGGTTTTTGGCATCAAGCGGAGTGGCGTTGACTGGGAAAGTCTCGATGGTAGTGAGGCGAAATTGATCTTCATGATTGCTGTACCGCGCAATAGCAAGGACAATACGCACCTGAAAGTACTGCAAATGCTGTCCCGCAAGCTGATGGATGATCATTTTAGAGAAGCGCTTCTGGCCGTCACAACGAAGGAAGAAGCATATCAATTGCTGGATCAGGTGCATTAA
- a CDS encoding phosphatidate cytidylyltransferase: MDSSLLTLILIFTALLVIHLIYIVVVKTQPDKDYAAIGLRIKTWWGMFLIFCLATLFNPIVSLLSLMALTFFALKEYFSMIRSRKADRRLFLWAYLAIPVQFYWIYIGWYGMFIVFIPIYVFLLLPLPRLINKGTVGFLRSVSSTQWGLMLMVFGLSHLAYFQFATPQYGAKLVLFLVVLTQLNDVAHYLASLYFGKRKIVPTSNPNLTWEGFAFAFPVTIAASYLIYPYLTPFDLKFGIIFGMLISLSGFFGSLTVSVLKRDLLIGDDDKFDALKKSYLSRVDSLTYTSPVFFHVLRYFFDFM, from the coding sequence ATGGACAGTTCGCTATTAACGTTAATTCTCATTTTTACAGCCTTATTGGTCATCCATCTGATTTATATAGTGGTAGTCAAAACACAGCCCGACAAAGACTATGCAGCTATTGGACTTCGCATCAAGACCTGGTGGGGCATGTTCTTGATCTTTTGCTTGGCAACTCTTTTCAATCCGATCGTTTCACTGCTTTCCTTGATGGCGCTCACTTTTTTTGCGCTAAAAGAATACTTTTCCATGATCAGATCCAGAAAAGCCGATCGCAGATTGTTTCTATGGGCGTACTTGGCTATTCCTGTACAGTTTTATTGGATTTATATCGGGTGGTACGGGATGTTTATTGTCTTTATCCCCATCTATGTGTTCTTGCTGCTGCCGCTCCCGCGATTGATCAATAAAGGAACGGTTGGTTTCCTGCGCAGTGTCAGCTCGACCCAATGGGGGCTCATGCTGATGGTTTTCGGGCTGAGTCACCTGGCCTATTTTCAGTTTGCTACGCCGCAATACGGAGCGAAACTTGTACTTTTTCTAGTGGTTCTGACGCAACTCAATGATGTCGCGCACTATCTGGCATCACTCTATTTCGGGAAGCGGAAAATTGTCCCGACATCCAACCCCAATTTAACTTGGGAAGGCTTTGCATTCGCTTTTCCCGTAACCATAGCGGCTTCCTATCTAATCTATCCCTACCTGACGCCGTTTGACCTGAAATTTGGAATTATTTTCGGCATGCTGATCAGCTTGAGCGGTTTCTTCGGCAGCTTAACGGTCTCCGTGCTGAAGCGAGATTTATTAATCGGCGATGATGACAAGTTCGATGCTCTGAAAAAAAGCTACTTAAGCCGAGTGGATAGCTTGACCTACACCTCGCCTGTCTTTTTTCATGTGCTTCGTTATTTTTTTGACTTTATGTAG